A region of the Pseudodesulfovibrio sp. JC047 genome:
CATTGGATTGTTTTCACCATGCCCGAATCAAATGTCTCAGAGGGGTCCACCCAAGCTCGGACTCTATTTTGTCACAATTGATTGCATATCTAAAGTCATGCCCAGGACGATCCTTAACAAAAGTGATCAATCCCTCACGCGGATCGCCATCAACCGAGGAGCAGATTTCATCCAAGGACCCACAAACCATCTTTACGATGTCGAGGTTTACCTTTTCACATTTGCCACCGACATTGTATGTCTGGCCAGGGGTACCCCTCTCAAAAACGGCAGCAATGGCAGTACAATGATCAGCCACATACAGCCAATCGCGGATGTTTTGCCCATCACCGTAGACCGGCAGCAGCTTTCCAGCCAAGGCATTAATAAATACCAGCGGAATAAGCTTCTCAGGAAACTGTCGTGGGCCGTAATTGTTGGAACAATTGGTGATCAGGGTGGACAGGCCGTATGTGTGATGATATGAGCGCACGGAATGGTCGCTGGAAGCTTGGAGGCCGAGTACGGACTATTAGAGGCGTAGGGAGTTGCTTCTGTGAAAGGAGGAGCATCTAGGCCAAGTGTCCCAAAGACCTCGTCTGTTGAAACATATAGGAACCGGAGTTTTTCCTATGCCTCGCCCTCCAGAGTGTCCCAATACTTCATTGGACTCATCAAGCAGCTTAAACGTCCCTTCCACATTGGTCTCCACAAATAATTCAGGCCCGACAATCGAACGGTCAACATGGCTTTCCGCAGCAAAGTTTACAATGACATAGGCCCGTGTTCTACTAAAAGCTTTCTACCAACTCCCGGTCACCGATATCCCCGCACACGAAAACATGGTCCGGATCATCCTTAAGTCCATCAAGGTTGTCCATATTTACCGCATATGTGAACAAGTCAAGATTGACAACCCACAACTCCTGCTTGCGCAGTCCGTGAACTAAATTTGACCCAATAACCCCGACCCCACCGGTTACAAGAATAAGTTTGCATATAGTACAAATCCCAAACTGTTTGACAAATAGTCAAGACCAATTTAAAATTTTATACTAACTTATCGTCAAACCAATACTCCAAAACAAAAATGAAATCTATCAAAAAAATTGGTGTTCGGTTTAGTTTGACAACCTACAGCAGCCCCAAAAAGGAAACAAATGTCCACCAACATATCAACCTTCGTCCTAATCCTGAATTACAATGGGCTCAAATTCAATAAATTCTGCATAGATAGCATCCTTAAGCAGGATGTGAAAAATATAAAAATTCTGTTTCTTGATAACGGATCCAAGGACGGCTCACTTGAGGCGTGCAAGCGTGATTTTGGAAACTCGGTGACGTATATCGACAACAAGAAAAACCTCTACTTTGCAGCTGGGAACAACGTCGGCATCAAGTACGCACTGGATGCCAAGGCTGACTACATATTTGTTTTGAATAACGATACTATTTGTAGCGCAGATTGCATCCAAAAGCTGACTGATTTTATGGAGGCCAATCCCAAAACCGGCGCATGCCAGCCGTTATTGGTTGAAATGGACAATCCGGATCGAATTGCTTCTGCTGGGTGCATCGTGTCTTTAACTGGCAGAGCATGGGATGCGAAAATGGGTGAACAAGCATCAATGCTTCCCCTTTCGCCGATAAAGACTTTCGGAGTAACAGGAGGAGCGATGTTTCTCCGTGCCGAGGCTCTTCGACAGGTCGGAATGTTCGACGAATCTTACCAAATGTATTTTGAAGATGTGGAATTGTCCTTCCGACTCACCCTTGCCGGATACGATCTTCATGTCGTTCCGAACACCAGGGTGCGACACGTTGTTGCCGGAAGTTCTAGTAAGATCAGTACTCAGCGCATTTACTTCTGTGAGCGCAATGCCTATCGCTTGGTAGGCACATATTTTCCTAAAAAAATAAGGAGGCTTTCCCTGCTGATGAATCTTCTTTTTCTCGCTCCCGCAGCAATACTGCTGAACGTTTTACACAAAAAGCCAGACTGTAGCTTGGCTGTCTTCAAAGCAATGAAAGAGGGGTGCAAGCAACTCACATCCCTCCCTCCTCGCACGAACCCTCAAGCAGAGGCTTTGATTACTTCTGCCATCGAAACAAAGACCATCGTTCCGCCGATCAGAAAATCAAGAAAAAGTTCGTGACACACCTGCACTCCCCTCTTTACAAAGGTCCTTTCAGAGATGATACCCAACCTTTCAATATTTTGTATTATCTATCAGCATTTATCCAAAGGCAGAGTACCCTAGGCAAACCCGGGGGCTTGAATTTGTGAGCCACTCAAAGTGGCTTTAAGAACCGCCTAAAGGCGGAATTTCAGTTGCTCTATCCGCTTGTCCTCGTGCCCTTGCTTGCGGATATATTCCCTTATCACCTTTTCGTCTCACCCCACTTTTGTGGCGTAATATCCACGCGCCCAAAAGCTTTGCCCTGCACCCCCTTTTGCCCGGCCTTGGACTTCTCTCGCTATGTGGATTTCTTCCCCTTTATGTAACCAACCACTTGGGACAGCATATTTGGACGGAATTGCAATATACATATGCACATGGTCGGCACACAGGTGCCCTTCCAATATTTTGCTTTCTCGTTGTTCTGCCAACTTATGGAACACATCGCCCAAGCAGTTTCTCAGTTTTCCAAACAACACCTTACGTCGATACTTAGGTGTCCAAACGATATGGTACTTGCAGTCCCATTTTGTCTGACATAGGCTTGAATTGCACTTCATTGAAGCCTCTCCCTTGCTCACTTTGAGCATCTCACAAGGGGGAGGCTTCATGCTACTCCCACATAAGTCAAACTTCTATAGCCGCCCCAGCAGAGCTGGGGGGTAATCCCCCCGAAAAAAAGTAGTTCTGAAAAGTAGAATTTTCTCGTAATCAAAACGCAGGAGATTTTACATGAAGAAGTCCCGTTATTCCGACAGTCAAATTTTGAGTATTTTGAAGCAGGCCGAAAACGGCGTGCCCGTGGTTGAGCTTTGCCGTGAACACGGTATGAGTAGCGCTACCTTCTATAAATGGCGTTCCAAATATGGCGGCATGGACGCTTCTCTGATGGCTCGCATGAAGGAGCTGGAGAAGGAAAACCGACTTCTCAAGCGCATGTATGCCGAAGAAAAGATGAACGCCGAAGTCGTTGCAGAGGCACTTGCAAAAAACTGGTAAGGCCATCTCGTCGCCGCGAGATGGCCAAAAAAGCCGTGAAAAGGAAACGGTTAAATATTCGGCAGTCCTGTAAAGCTTTCGACATTAGCCAGACATGCTACAGGTACGAACCAAAATTGTCGGCCGAGAATGAACGTGTGGCGGATTGGCTTATTCGTCTGACCACCAATCAGCGCAACTGGGGATTCGGACTATGTTTTCTATACCTGCGTAACGTCAAAAAGTTTGGCTGGAATCACAAACGCGTGTACCGGATTTATTGCGAACTGGAATTAAACATGAGAATCAAGCCTAAAAAACGTCTAGTACGCGAGAAGCCTGAACCGCTCGCCCAACCTAAGGCGATCAACCAAGCGTGGTCTATGGATTTCATGCACGACCAGTTGCGGGATGGCCGCAGCTATCGATTGTTCAATGTGATTGACGACTTTAACCGGGAAGGCTTGGGCATCGAAATGGACTTTTCATTGCCAGCTGATCGGGTGATCCGCTCCTTGGAACAAATCATTGAATGGCGTGGTATGCCACAGGCAATTCGTTGCGACAATGGTCCTAAATATATTAGCCATCGGCTTCAGGTTTGGGCGAAGAAAAAGGATATCCGGTTTGATTACATCCAGCCAGGCAAGCCACAGCAAAATGCATATGTTGAACGATTTAATCGGACTGTGCGTTATGACTGGCTCAACCAATATTTGTTTAAAAGCATACAAGAGGTTCAGGAGCATGCCACCAAGTGGCTTTGGACATACAACAATGAACGACCGCATCTTGCCCTTGGGGGGATCCCCCCAAGGGCAAGACTGACCGAGGTAGCGTAGTCTCTACTTTTCAGACTGACTAGAAAGGGGAGGATTACCTTAACAGTTCGAAATCATTTCCTTTTGAATTGCTGATCATCCCAACCTCCTTCAATTGAATCACAGATGAAGGGAAAAAGTCATAGTACCCCCGGCAAAGCCGGTGGCTTGAGTTTGTGAGCCACTCAAAGTGGCTTTAAGAACCGCCTAAAGGCGGAATTTCAGTTGTTCTATCCGCTTGTCCTCGTGCTCTTGCTTGCGGATGTATTCCCTTATCACTTTTTCGTCTCGACCGACTGTCGTTACATAGTAACCACGCGCCCAGAAGCTCTGCCCTGCAAATCCTTTTGCCCGACCTTGGACTTCTCGTGCTATGTGGATTGCACTCTTACCTTTTATATAACCAACCACCTGGGACACAGCGTACTTAGGCGGAATTGCAATATACATGTGCACGTGATCGACACATAGATGCCCTTCCAGTATTTTGCTTTCTCGTTGTGCTGCCAACTTATGGAACACATCACCCAAGTAGTTTCTCAGCTTTCCAAACAGCACTTTACGCCGATACTTAGGTATCCAGACGATATGGTACTTGCAGTCCCATTTTGTATGACATAGGCTTGAATTGCACTTCATTGAAGCCTCTCCCTTGCTCACTTTGAGCAGCTCACAAGGGGGGAGGCTTCATGCTACTCCCGCATAAGTCAAACTTCTATGGCCGCCCCAGCAGAGCTGGGGGGTCTCTCATTGGGACTAGTCGATAAGGGGGCTAGTGGTCTGATGGGAAGTATAGGTTACGAGGCCAGCACCAATGATGTCGTGTGGGGAACCAACAAAGTTTATGCCCGCATTCATCAGCTGGGCGGCGAAACCGGACGCGGCCACGCTGTCACGCTCCCCGAACGCCCATACATAGGCATTTCCGAAGACGACATTGACGAAGCCCGCGCCATCCTCGCCGATCATCTTGTGGGTGTGCTCGGAGGTTCAAAATGAGATCAATTGCCACCGATATCATTACCGCCGCAGCCGTGGCCGCTGGCCTGCCCGAATCGAACGTCATGATCGAACCGGAAAAGGACGGCGTGACGCTCCCGAAACGGCGTGTAGAAATTTCCTATCTGACAGAACAATACCGCCGCACCGGACGGCCTGTTCGTAAGAGTCCCACTCCCGGCAAGGAAGCCACACACCGTACCCTTGCCCGTGAAAAACATGCCGTGCGTCTGCCTGTACGCGCCGCGATCCGCGCCGACGACGAAGCGTGGCTCAAAGAATTTTCCCGCTGTTTTGTCGCGGCCTTGCCCAAGCGCATGACCGATAAAAACGGCAACACGGTCACGGTGGCCGTGGAAAAAGCCGAATACGGCGGCTTCACGAAAAAGGCCGTGGAGGTGTTCAAGAAACGGTCAAAGACCTTTCACATTACCTTCACCGGCATGACCACCATTGAAAACGAGATCCCGCTCATCAAGAGCGTGGACATTATCCCCAGTTATAGGGAGGCAGGAAATGAGCAAGAACACGATTAAGGCCCCGCTGATGCCCGTTGAGACATTGGCTGACACTGCGAAACTTCCATCGTGGGAGCTTGCCGCACTTCGTCAGGCAACCGACTGGGCAGACGGCAAGCAGGTCACCCAGAGCGAATTCGACACCGCGTTGAACCGTTTGCGTACCCGCCCCCAGGGCGGCGGCACCATATAGGGGGACGCCATGAATGATGTCATTGAATATCTGGTCGACGGAACCAGCGGCCTCGCCCCCGGCAGCGTCTCCGGCACCGCGCTCATCGCCGGTGTCTGCTCCAAAGGCGAAATCGGCAAGGGCTACCTACTCGGCAAGCGCAGCGACCTGAACGGCCTGCTCGGTGTCGGTCCTCTTGTGGATCGTCTCCGCGACATATTCGCCACCGGCGGACAGGAACCCGTGGTTATCGCCGTGCCGATCGAAGGTATGCCCGGAGGCTACATCGGCAACGTCAAACACACAGGCACCGGCCCGGACGCACTGACAAGCGGCCTCGGCAGTACCAATGCGGACGCCATGGTCCAGATCGTGGTTGCCGGTCAACTCGGAACCGCCACATACAAACTGTCGCTGGATGGCGGCAAGACATGGAAAAACGCCACGGCCACTCCCGCCAACGGGCAGATCGCACTCGGCGAATCCGGTGCCTATCTGGTTCTGGACGATGGCGCACACGTCAAAGACGACACCTATGCCGTCATTATTCGCGGCCCCATCGGTCCAGTGGAAAAGATCGGCAATGGTCCCGACCTGACCGTCACCGGCACAGTCAAAGCCGGAACCGAACTCTGCCTACTGGTCACCAGCGCGGGAGGCCGCAACACCAGCACCTATCAACTCTCTGAGGACGGCGGCGACAACTGGGGTTCCATCCGCACCATTCCGGTGGACGGCACGATCCCGGTCCTTTCCACCGGCGTGACCATCACCATGCCGGATGAAGCCTTGAACCTCGGCACCGAATACCAGTGCCGACTCAACGCGCCCACTCCCTCCATCACGACAGTCATGACCGCATTGGAAAAACCGCTATCTCTGTATGACATGGAATTTGTCTACATTGTCGGGCCGAGCGATTCCGTGGACTGGGCAGCCTGTGGAGCCAAGGCGGACGAACTCTGGAACCTACACCGGCCCACCTACTTCAAAACCGAATTCCGTCTGCCACATGACGGCGAAGACCTGAACGACTGGGTGGCCGCATGGCTGGCCGAACGTGCCAAGTATGCAAACCGTTTCGTGCAGAACATCGTCGCCTTTGGAGAGGTATCGGACACCACTGGTCAGCGCAGGGAACGCAACTGGGGCGGCTTACAGGTCGGACGTGTGCTGTCCATCCCCGTACACCGTGCAACCGGACGCGTTCTGGATGGCGGCATCAGTCAGGGCGTTCTGCCCGAAGGCTGGACCGAAGGGCATCAGTTTGCCTTGGAAAAGGCCGGGGCCTGCACGGCCAAGACCTACGCGGGGTTGAAATCTCCCTATTGGGGTGATTCCCGTACTCTGGCCGATGCAACCAGCGACTTCCAATATGAGGAAGTCGTGCGAGTCACCTTCAAGGCGGTTCGTCTTGCCCGTATCGCGGCCCTCAAAGGATTGTACAACGAAGCAGGCGATCCGGCGGCTGAAGGCGGCGCATCTGGTCTTGAATACCTCAAAGGCAGCATTGAAAATGCCTTGGATACCATGACCAAGGCCAAGCCCAAGGAAATGGTGGATTACATCATCACCATCCCGCCGGGGCAGGATATCGCCAACAACGGCGTGGCCGTGGAACAGGAGCTGATCGGCATTCCCATCATCCGCAAGATCAAGCTCTTCACGAGCTACACCTATGCCGGGTCCAAATTCGACCCGCGAATCAAAGAGGTGGCATAATGTCAGTCAACGGTGTGCTGTATGACTGGGAGAGCGTCGAAGTGCAGCTGCCCGGAGGCACTGCGGTCGGCATCACTTCCATCAGCTACAGCGATGAACGCGGCGTGGAACCGCGATACGGCAAGGGCAATACGCCGCGCGGCTATGGTCGAAAGAACTACAAGGCCAGCGGCAACATGGAGCTGGACCGTGACGAATTCGAGACGCTGAAAAAGGCTCTCGGCGGTTCCGTCTACAAAGGCGAGCCGTTCCAGATCGTAACCAGTTACGGCGATGAAGGCCTGCCTACAATTACGGACTCGCTCCCGGCGGTCAAGATTACCAAACAGGACTCCGGCGCAAGCCAGGACGACGACAACGCTGGCAAGGTCAAGTGCGACTTCGCCATTCTCGCCCCCATCAAATGGGGCGGCACTCCGGCTCTGTAAACCGGACACCCAACTTGAGAAAAAGGACCACTCATGGACAAGCCAGAAAAGGACACCCAATACGTGGAGCTGAAGCACGAATTCTTTGACCGTTTCGAGGACAAGGACGTAAACTTCAAATTCCACTTCAAACGGCCCGGTACACCGCAGGTCAACCGCGTGCAGAAAACCGCACTCAAAAACGCGGGACAGGCCTTCCGCAATCTGATCATGGAAACCATCAAGCCCGACGAAAAGAGCGACTTGAAAACCGCTTTGGACGATTACCCCGGCCTCGCCTCCACGTTCGGCGGCGCACTTATGGCCTCCTGCGGATTTGGTGACCTGGGAAACTGATCCAGCGCAACCTGCAAAGAATAGACGGGGACGGTATGACTCAATTCGCCGTGCTGATAAAGCACTGGCTCCATGAGTCGCCGTCCCCGTCTGTTGAGGTCTTTGCCCAGCAGGCTGCGCAAGCCATTTGGTTGGAGAAGCGGTATGGGAAGAAGGAGTAGAGTTACATATTATTTTCCTTGGAATACTGCCATAAATTTCGGTCTACTGTACGCATATCAAAATTGTTATGTTGCGTTAATCCTATTGAGATATCCCCCAATTTTGCCGGGGGGGGGCACGGCTTAGGTTAATTATGAAGAAACAGGGTATTGCGTCCCCTAATTCTCGGCTTACCCCATACTAGATTTCACGCTTTATATGAGAAAACAACTGGCTTCATGCGGTATCCCTTCTATTTTGAGAATAATTGACAAATATATACACAAGTATGATAGACAAAACTGTTGGTAACAAATATAAGCTGATGGATTATATTGAGGTATCTTTGTTAACACCTCTCTACTGGTAAAGAATTCTATTTGGGATTTAAATGAAGGACTAGCTATGCTTCGATCTATCGAATTGGACAGCTTCAAGGCATTTGGGACGGCAACCTCAATTCCTCTTGCCCCAATTACGCTTCTTTATGGTCAGAACAGTTCTGGGAAGAGTTCCATTTTACAGTCATTAAATATGCTGAAACAGACTAGAGAAAGTCGCGACTCAGGGGCTGTTCTTCTTCCAAGAAGTAAAAATGGAGTAGTTGATCTTGGTAGTTTTCAAGAATTAGTTTTTGATCATGATTTAGATCGCAGCTTTTCAATTAAACTCGAATATGATTGGGAGAAGCCCATATATCACCCCATACGTCGAGTTATAAAAAACATTGGTGAAAAATCATCCGTTAAAATTACATTCAGTCGCCCGACCCAGGAGGATGAGGTTTCAATTTCCTCAATTGATTTCTACACAGGAGATGGAAAGATCTTTGCTTCCTTCGAACCAGCTGAAGCGACGAAAGAAATGAAAAGGGATCTTATTCCGTATAGAATGGAGAGGCGCATTCCTCTTGCTGCTATAACCGTAGCGAAATGTAGTTACCTAACTCGCGATGCGATGTTGTGGGAGTCCGGGTTCGAGTTCTCACAGAACAATAAAGAAAACATAATCGACGCACTACAAAATTCACTGAATAGACAAGACTACAAAAACAATGAGCAACATAGCCTTCTTACAGATGATCTTTACGAAACAACTAAAGATGAACTTTCACAACTGAGGAAGGCCCTCCGTTTTTATCAAAGTAATTTTTCATTAGAAGATTACATCGAACGGATGCATTTCTTTGAATCAAAAAGTTTTATTGGCCTTGATGGCTTTATTCCCTTCGGTGCGCCCACAAATAGTTGGAGTGCCCCTGAAATCAGATACTTCAAAAGCATTCGAGGAGAGAGCCTTACGTTAAACGTTGGGAGAATTGCCACATTCTCTGGGCGAGTGTTGGATTCAACTTTAGAACGAGTTTTCCCTCTTGGTCCTTTTAGGCGTCCTCCTGAACGATGGTATCTATTTACTGGCTCAAACCCTCGAGATGTCGGCTACCGTGGCGATTTGATGCCTGATCTTCTTTTTCGAAAGCCGAAAGTACTTAGAGAAACCAACGAATGGCTTAAGCGTTTAGATATTGGGTATAAAATAAAAATTGTCCCTCTCGCAAAACGAGTGAGCGATCTTTTCGAAGTGCGACTCGTAGACACAAGGCGTAGTAAAGAGGTGGAAGTATGCTTATCCGATGTTGGATTTGGGATTAGTCAGTTGCTTCCATTTGTTGTTCAAAGTCTTGCCGCGAATAATCAAGTCATTACGATTGAGCAACCTGAAGTTCATATCCATCCAAGGCTTCAGGCCGACTTAGGTGACTTACTTGTCGAAGCAATATCATCTCGGAGAGATAACCAGTTCATAATTGAAACCCACAGTGAGCATTTAGTATTGAGGATACAAAAGTTAATTAGGAATAAGCAATTGACGCCAAACCAAGTCTCTGTTTTGGCTGTCCATAGAGGAAAAGAAGGTTCCGAAGTTCGAAAGCTGCGACTGGATGAACAAGGAGACTTCATAGATGAATGGCCTGGCGGATTTTTCCCTGAACGTTTAAACGAGTTACTGTAGGTTCCCCATGTTGATATCTACAGTACTTGAACCCAGTATTTTCCATCTAGATTTTATCAAACAAGACTCAAATGCTTTGGAAGCATTCAATTTAATAAGAGGTGTTCACACGAATGGATTAATCTTGGTTGAAGAAAAAGGGGGTCTGCTGGCTACTATCAAAAAAAATCTTCAAGAACTTCCTACTAAATATGGGCAAAAATTGACGATACTTTTTGAAGAAATTCTTAAGAAACCCAAAAGGATTCTTCACGTTCGTATTGATAATCCAGAAGAAAAAAAAGTAGATAAAATCTTAGCTGGTCTTAATAATCAGTATAACCCGGATGCGGCTATCGTTTGCAATGTGGGAGAGGAATGTTACCTTAACTGTTCAAAAAAAAACTACATTTGTTTGTCCGAATATACTTACAGTGGGACCGAGACTCTACGCTATAAATATGCCCAAGGGTTACCTCCGATCGATCAAATTGATGATGATGAATTTACTGAAGCCATCACTAGAACGGTGAAGTATGCTACTTGGATACGTTTTTATGATAAGCAGATTGGGCAGGGTGGAAATCTTAAAGGGTGGTTTGACACACTCGATTTAATTTTGGATATTTGGAAAAATGAAGGTTGTTTTTATGGCAACCCGAATGCTTTTATTCAAATAATTACAACAGAAAAGCATGGATTAGATAAGGCAGGAAGTGATCAAATCAGAACAAATTATGTTAAAGATAATTTTGTTGTAGCCAAAAAGGTTCATAACAATCTTATTGCTCCTCTAAGCCGAAAGTATAATAAGGTCTCTTTAATAGTAAAAAAATTTGATTCAAGAAATATCTTTCATCCAAGACACTTGCAAACACAAAATGCAATAGTTCAATCAGACAGAGGCTTTGATCTTATCAAGGAAGATAAAACTCGAAAGCGATCCATCATGAAACTTGATTATCCTGCAAGTTTACACCTTCAGGAGTGTAGAGGATTGCCAGATGCAGAATGGTGGGCAAAATTGCAAAACTACTCTGCTAAAGATTGGGATAAAGTTAATCCTGAAATTGTATAATATATTGCTCTTTTTAGTGTTTATAAAGGTGTCTCTGAGTTAAGAGCTTAAAATAAGCTCTTTTTTGTCTAGGATTTACAGCCCACTACATCCTCCTTGCGAGGTCATTTTAAAATACAACTTCCACCTAAACAAGAAATCAAAATTCAGGGGGAAGCGCGCTAATAATATCACCCACAGCTCCCACAGATTCCTGAACTAAAGTTTCCATGCGGCTATTCTGGCTCCATGGAAATTTTCAGCGTCATGGCATCCATGTCACTCATCGACATGATCACGGCACCGCTTAGAAGCATCGGTGCGCAGATGAATGTCACCAACAAGGCAGCGGCATCGCTTAGTAGCGGTGCTCTTGCGTTGGCGAAGTCGCTGTTGCCCATTGCGCTTGCCGCCGGGATTTTGCTTGCGGCCCTTGCGCCGTGTGTCTCCACGGCTGCCGACTTTGAGGCGGCCATGGCGAACGTGGGCGCGGTGTCCCGTGCCACACCAGTTGAGATGCGTGAGCTTTCCGGCGCGGCCCGAGAGCTGGGAGCGACCACCGCCTGGTCAGCCATGCAGGTGGCCGAGGGGCAGAAGTACCTCGCCATGGCCGGTTTCTCTGTCCGTGAAAATATAGCCGCGCTGCCTGCCGTGTTGAACATGGCAAGCGCAGGGACCACCGAGCTGGGCCGCGCCGCCGACATTTCTTCCGATATCCTTTCCGCCTTCAATATGGAGGCAGCACAAATGCCACGTGTCGCGGACACGTTGACCGCCGCATTCACGACCTCGAATACCTCGCTTGAATTACTCGGCGAAACCATGAAATACGTGGCTCCTGTCGCAGAAAAGGCCGGGGTGTCCCTTGAAGGGACCGCCGCCATGGCCGGGTTACTCGGTAACGTGGGCATCAAGGGATCACAGGCCGGTACCGCGCTCCGGGCCATGCTCAACGGGCTGGCCGCGCCGTCTTCCGAGGCAGCGAAATCCATTGCCGCGCTCGGCATTACCACCACGGATGCCATGGGCAACCTGCGCAATCCCATCACCATTCTCGGCGATATGGCAAAGGCCACCGAATCCATGGGCAGCGCACAGAAAATGGCCTTCACAAAAACCGTTTTCGGCACCGAGGCCATGAGCGCGGTGCTGGCCCTGTTCGATCAAGCCGGAGCGGGTGGCATCACCGAATATGCCAAGCAACTTTCTGCCGCCGGAACCGCTGCCGAAGTCGCCGCCCGTCAAAACGACAATCTGGCCGGTGACCAAAAGGCCCTCGGCAGTGCTTTCGAGTCACTACAAATCACCATTGGTTCGCTTTTCCTGCCAGCCATGCGCGGATTGGCACACGCCACCACATGGGTGGTCCGTGGCCTTGACGTGCTGGCCGGAAGTCCTGTGGGCAAGTTCCTGCTGACAACCGCCGCCGTCCTCGGTGTGACGGTCATTGCAGTGACCCTTATGTCGGGAGCAGTGTGGGCCGGAACCGCTGCATGGGCGGCCTTCAATCTCGTGATTCTCGCCAATCCCATCGGCATCATCGTCCTTGCGATCGTCGGACTCGTGACCGCGCTCATCGCCCTGTACAACCACTGCGACACGGCCCGTGAACTCATGGACAACTTTGCCACCGGTGTTTCAATGGCGTGGAAAAACATCAAGGGCATAGCCTCGGCGATCGGGGACTTCTTCTCCATCCTTTCCGGCGTGGGCGTCATGGGTGTATTCGCTTATTATTTCACTGATATTTACAACGCTGCCGGTGATCTTTGGGACCGACTGACATCCCTGTTCGATTTCGACCTGACCGAATCCGGGCGCAAACTTTTCATGACGCTGGCCAACGGTATCAAATCCGTCATCACCGCGCCGTATGATCTGGTCAAGGCGGGATTGTCCAAGGTCCGACAGCTCCTTCCGTTTTCCGATGCACACGAAGGGCCGCTTTCCGCGCTGACTCTTTCCGGCACCAGGATCATGGACACCCTCGGCTCCGGCATCCGTGCCGCTGCCCCGAATCTGCACGCCACCGCATCCACAGCCTTGGCAGGCGTGGCCGTGGCCGCGAATCTTGCGGTCGCGCCGCCTGCCCCTTCCTCCCCTCCGACTCTGGCCCCGATTCCGGCGCACGCCACCGCGCCGGATCGGGCCACGACCCGGCAGGCTGGCAACACCATCACCATCCAGCACCTCACTGTGCAACTGCCTGACGTGCAGGAC
Encoded here:
- a CDS encoding phage tail tape measure protein, coding for MEIFSVMASMSLIDMITAPLRSIGAQMNVTNKAAASLSSGALALAKSLLPIALAAGILLAALAPCVSTAADFEAAMANVGAVSRATPVEMRELSGAARELGATTAWSAMQVAEGQKYLAMAGFSVRENIAALPAVLNMASAGTTELGRAADISSDILSAFNMEAAQMPRVADTLTAAFTTSNTSLELLGETMKYVAPVAEKAGVSLEGTAAMAGLLGNVGIKGSQAGTALRAMLNGLAAPSSEAAKSIAALGITTTDAMGNLRNPITILGDMAKATESMGSAQKMAFTKTVFGTEAMSAVLALFDQAGAGGITEYAKQLSAAGTAAEVAARQNDNLAGDQKALGSAFESLQITIGSLFLPAMRGLAHATTWVVRGLDVLAGSPVGKFLLTTAAVLGVTVIAVTLMSGAVWAGTAAWAAFNLVILANPIGIIVLAIVGLVTALIALYNHCDTARELMDNFATGVSMAWKNIKGIASAIGDFFSILSGVGVMGVFAYYFTDIYNAAGDLWDRLTSLFDFDLTESGRKLFMTLANGIKSVITAPYDLVKAGLSKVRQLLPFSDAHEGPLSALTLSGTRIMDTLGSGIRAAAPNLHATASTALAGVAVAANLAVAPPAPSSPPTLAPIPAHATAPDRATTRQAGNTITIQHLTVQLPDVQDADGFMTALQELVAQHDGSGEPEGDA